Sequence from the Candidatus Binatia bacterium genome:
GTCCCTAGCTCAGCGGTGAGCGACGGGGTGAGGGAGCCCTCAAGCTGGTTGATGATTCGGCACGCAGCAGATGAACTGGAGGCCGTCGGAGCCGGCACGGAACTGGTGCTCCTCGTTCGGAGCGATGAAGACCGAGTCCCCCGGCCGCAGCGGGCGTTCGCCCTGTTTCCCGCGCACGGCGCCGATGCCGGCGAGGATGTAGACTTCATGCTCCCAATCGTGCGTGTGATACGGAGTGTAGCCTTCGGGGGTCAGGTTGAAGACGCGCATGGCAAAGTGGGGCGCGCCTTCTTTGTCGGTAATCAGCGGGCGCATCTCCACGCCCTTGGCTTCGCCGGAGTACGTCACGACCTCAACCTGTTCCCGGTTGCGCACCAGCATATCAGCATCCTCCCACTGGCAATCGATGCGAAGCACCATACCACAGGGCTGTGGACCGACCCAGCGCAAGCGATCGCCGGGCAGTGTCCCAGAAGATGGGGGGGCGAATTTGCAGCTGACAGCTGAGTGCTGAAAGCTGACCGCCAGACTTTCTTGATGTCTCGAATTCTGGCATGGTGACACCCCGCGCATGGCGCTGTGAGAGAGCCGTTAGCTCAGGAGGTAGAGCATCTGCCTTTTAAGCAGAGGGTCGCTGGTTCAAGTCCAGCACGGCTCACTTTTAAAGCCC
This genomic interval carries:
- a CDS encoding cupin domain-containing protein, whose translation is MLVRNREQVEVVTYSGEAKGVEMRPLITDKEGAPHFAMRVFNLTPEGYTPYHTHDWEHEVYILAGIGAVRGKQGERPLRPGDSVFIAPNEEHQFRAGSDGLQFICCVPNHQPA